From one Triticum urartu cultivar G1812 chromosome 3, Tu2.1, whole genome shotgun sequence genomic stretch:
- the LOC125547120 gene encoding probable histone acetyltransferase HAC-like 1 has product MPPWQPQTQVVAGLAAGVDPQFVLMRDIVRQKLIEYIRMKPMAADWQRRVPEVASRIEEILFRRHPNKTEYCNMAKGAIQSYLYFVLRFLTAHQNQQQQQSQQSSGQIASSPGYITQGASATSRMSYVTHNMDPSSSAGLVPQSATMGTSLPGTNTPDEHVNTTLSLGINPTQHDWSIESNNNNLIHLTLQPKLTEAHPVPPIKDLPRKPKFICPICKNELVDASSTICGHIFCQKCIEPSIQAQKKCPTYRRKLTMRSFHRIYLPMMDRTDPGILGARSIDTQTIVLNPF; this is encoded by the exons ATGCCTCCGTGGCAACCGCAGACGCAGGTTGTGGCGGGCCTCGCCGCGGGTGTCGATCCCCAGTTTGTGCTAATGCGCGACATAGTCCGACAGAAGTT AATTGAGTATATACGAATGAAACCAATGGCGGCTGACTGGCAGCGGCGGGTGCCAGAGGTCGCGAGCAGGATCGAGGAAATCTTGTTTAGGAGACACCCAAACAAA ACGGAGTACTGCAATATGGCGAAGGGGGCAATTCAGTCATACTTGTACTTCGTTCTCCGGTTCTTGACTGCTCATCAAAACCAACAACAGCAACAAAGCCAACAATCCTCAGGACAAATAGCATCTTCACCTGGCTATATCACCCAAGGTGCAAGTGCAACTTCTAGAATGTCTTATGTAACACACAACATGGATCCTTCTTCTAGTGCAGGCTTGGTTCCACAGAGTGCCACCATGGGTACCTCGCTGCCAGGTACTAATA CTCCTGATGAGCATGTGAACACCACGCTGTCTCTGGGGATAAACCCTACACAACATGATTGGTCTATAGAGTCCAACAACAACAACCTC ATTCATTTAACACTGCAGCCCAAGCTGACAGAGGCACACCCGGTGCCTCCTATAAAGGATCTCCCAAGGAAACCGAAGTTCATCTGCCCAATCTGCAAGAACGAGTTGGTCGATGCGTCATCAACTATCTGTGGCCACATCTTCTGCCAGAAGTGCATCGAGCCCTCCATCCAGGCACAGAAAAAGTGTCCTACCTATCGTAGGAAGCTGACAATGAGAAGTTTCCACCGCATCTACCTCCCGATGATGGACCGAACTGATCCTGGCATTCTGGGCGCCCGGAGCATCGACACCCAAACCATTGTCCTCAATCCTTTCTAG